The genomic stretch ATGTATACCAGAGATAGAGAAGGAGCAACAAACTTCATATATTGATTATAATACGATTCTTGCGAACGATAAAGTTTCGTGTAAGATAATTGAGTCAGCAGCTTATATTCTGAATAAAAATTATGATAATCTTAATTATCATAAAACGAAGAAAAAAGAATTAATCGGTGTACATACAAAAGATAATATGCGATATTCATCTTTAAGTATGGGGGCAGGAGAACAAAGAGTATTAAAGATTTTAAAAACAGTATATGCAGCAAATGCATATTCGGTGATTTTAATTGATGAAATTGACCTCTTATTACATGTATTAGCTTTGAAAAGATTGATAAAAAAATTATCGGATATCGCAATAAAGAAGAATCTGCAAATTATTTTTACAACACATTCAATGGAGGTGAGAAAATTTCAAGATATAGTAGATATTCGGTATCTAGATCCATTGGAAGAAAAAACAATGGTGTATGACAAAATCAATCAGGATATAGTATATGAGCTGAGTGAGGATGTCAACAAAATAATAAGAATATATGTTGAGGATATACTGGCTGAAACAATAGTAAATGTTGTCGCGGGGACTTTAGGAATATCAAGAGCTGTAAAGGTTGTAAAGATAGGGTCGGCTAGTAATGCATTTGTTTTAGCTGCAAGTTTAATATTGCAGAAAGAAAATATAAGAGATATTTTGATTTTGTTAGATGGTGATGTCTATAGAAGTCAAGGTGAAAAATTAGATGCAGTAAAAAGAGTACTTTCTGGTACAGAAAAAGATCATGAGGATAAGGTGAATATGGCAGCTGCGTTAATACGTCAACTCATACTTCCTGAAAAGACAGAACCAGAGAAACACATTTTTGATATGCTTATTGAGATGCAGGACAATGATGAGATTGTAAAAGTAGCTAGAAAACAGAAAGCCGTATCAAATAGCCATCAATGGCTAGATAACTTGGTAGTTAGAATAGGTAAAAGTGAAGAGCTAATTCTAGATAAAATTATAAATCTGGTGGCTGAGCATGAACGATGGGAGGAGTATGTAAACGAAATTCGTGAATGGCTAATTAATAAAAAAGAGATTTTGCATCTATAGTTTATTTATCTAGGCAGGTTTGCGATATTACTAACTGATACTTAAACGGTTAAATCGCTAGTTGTAAGCGGGTAAAAAATTAAGAAGAAGTTTAATTAGTAAAGTTATGTAGAGGAATAAGGGTCGGTTCAAATAGAAGTGGCTATTAGAAAATTTTGCAGCAATTCAATATGAAAATATTGCTTGAGCAGTAAATTTTACAAGCCAAGGTCCGACTACGCCCTTCCGTCATCCGAATCACCCCCTCAAGTAACGTTGAGTGCGTGGTTCTGATGCGGCGTTGTGGTTTGGAGAGGGAATAATAAGATTATACCACAAGATCTTGTGGTTAATAAGCTAAAAATGAGCGAAAATCGGGCTGAAAAAGTGCATATTTCAACCCGGTTTTTTCATTGTTTTTACTGATGCTAAGTGAAGATGCAAGGGAATGGCCTTCGTAACCACAGTTATAGGTAGTGTCAAATATTTTTCGCAAATTCTTTTTTTGCCGTTAGGTAGCCGTTAGGTAGCCGGTAGTTAACCGGCTATGATATCAGACTTTTTCTGGATATCCATTTCTCGGAGATGGTTCATATTCATATAGCGTTTGATTCCCCACTGGGTTCCCGCTACGTGACGGAGCCTGGCACATACTAGCATTAAGGCACTCTGACCATCGGGAAAAGCCCCGATCGCTCTTGTCCTTCGTTTGATCTCACGATTGAGACGTTCGATCGTGTTATTAGTTCTGATTCTTGTCCAGTGCTGAAATGGGAAATCCATATAAGACAGGGTTTCTTCAATACCATCTTCAACTTTTTTGGCAGCTGATGTTAGCTTCATTTCACGTAGTTTTTCTGCTACCTGTGCAGCTTTTTCGCGAGCAGATGATTTACATTCCTGGGAATGAATGGCTTTTAGCATCATAGATACTTCCTTCATTTTGTTCCGGGGTGTTACGGAAAAAATATTACGGTAGAAGTGAACGGTACACCGTTGATACATAGCTTCTGGAAATACTTCTGGAATGGATTCCAGCATTCCAAGGCACTTGTCGCCGACAATGAGGCGGACTCCTGAAAGCCCACGTTCTTTTAGCCATATAAAGAATGTCTTCCAGCTTTCTCGATCTTCTTTCATTCCTTCAGCAGCACCTATGATTTCGCGACAACCATCTTCATTGACGCCGATGGCGACCAGGATTGAGACGTTCTGGATCTCACCTCCCCAACTTCGCTTTAGGTAGACACCATCAACATAGACATATGGATAAGAACTGGTAAGTTTGCGGCTTCGCCATGTTTCAATGTGCTCATAAGCTTTCTTATTTAGGTTACTTATTGTTCCAGGAGAAACTTTGGTTCCCCATAATGCCTCGGTGATGTCCTCAACACGGCGAACAGAAACACCCGCAAGATACATTTCAATGAGTGCTTCTTCTACAGAGCATTCTCTGCGACGATAGCGTTCGATGATGGCGGTTTCAAACTGAACCCCCTTTAGCTTGGGCATCTTTAGGTTGACCTCGCCAGATGTGGTCTGAAAGTTTCGGTTGTAATGGCCAGAACGATACCCTTTGCGATCACCCGAGCGCTCATATTTTTCAGCATTGACGAGTTCATCTGCTTCATGATCGAGCAAAGCATTGAGGGTTTCCTCAA from Lacrimispora sphenoides JCM 1415 encodes the following:
- a CDS encoding IS256 family transposase, which translates into the protein MSDNIIQLNQELIHNELKDLVRNSVEETLNALLDHEADELVNAEKYERSGDRKGYRSGHYNRNFQTTSGEVNLKMPKLKGVQFETAIIERYRRRECSVEEALIEMYLAGVSVRRVEDITEALWGTKVSPGTISNLNKKAYEHIETWRSRKLTSSYPYVYVDGVYLKRSWGGEIQNVSILVAIGVNEDGCREIIGAAEGMKEDRESWKTFFIWLKERGLSGVRLIVGDKCLGMLESIPEVFPEAMYQRCTVHFYRNIFSVTPRNKMKEVSMMLKAIHSQECKSSAREKAAQVAEKLREMKLTSAAKKVEDGIEETLSYMDFPFQHWTRIRTNNTIERLNREIKRRTRAIGAFPDGQSALMLVCARLRHVAGTQWGIKRYMNMNHLREMDIQKKSDIIAG